In bacterium, the sequence AATGCATTAACAGCATCCATCACAGAAGCAGGTAATACGATATTTAACGGTTCAATGGGACTCGCGGAATCGCAAGCAGCGACAGACATAACACATTCAACATCATTCTCGGTTTATGATTCACTTGGCGTAACTCACACGGTAACAGTAAAGTTCCAGAAAGATGAAATAACATCAAATTTATGGCATTGGACTACAACTCTTGATAGAGGAACAATATTAAACGGAGGAAGCGGGGATGTAAGTTTCAATAGCGATGGCAGTTTAGCATCTTTTGGATATACAGGAGGCGTAAGTGCGTTTTCGTTCGATCCTGAAGATGGTGCTACAAATCCGGTAAATATTGATTTTAATGCAGGTACAATAAATGCATTCGACGGGATAACTCAGTTATCAGGGGCAACTACAACAATTATGTCTCACCAGAACGGTTATGCAATGGGAAGATTGTCAACCATAGCAGTAAATGGTAACGGAGAAATTACAGGTAGTTTCACAAATGGTATAACGAGAACATTAGCTGAGGTATCGCTTGCAACATTCACTAATCCTGCCGGATTAAAGAAAGCGGGTAATTCGTTATGGCAGGAGGATGTAAACTCAGGGACAGCAGTTCTTGGAAAAGCAGGAACAACTTTACCTGATACAAGCATATCCGCAGGATATCTTGAGCAATCCAATGTAGACATGGCAAATGAATTTATAGAAATGATTATCGCACAGAGGGGATTCCAAGCAAATTCAAAAACCATAGCATTGGGAGACCAAATGCTGGCAGAATTAGCGGCATTAAAACGAATATAGGAATAAGTAGAGAGCAGTAAGTTAAGGTAGAGAGTTAATTATTCCGCTTCAGGCGGATAAGAGTTAAGTCCGTCTGAAGCGGATAAGAATATGGATATAACAACGATTGCAGGCGTAGCGATAGGGTTTTACCTATTATTCACTGCTATATTGCAGGGAGGATCGGCCAAAATTTTTATTGATATTCCTGCAATAATGATTACCGGAGGCGGTACACTTGCAGCCGTGCTTATTAATTACCAATTTACGGATGTTATCAGGATACTCAAAGTTACTGCAAAAGCTTTTATACATAAACCTATTGCACCCGTAAAAACAATTAATCTTTTATTAGAGATGAGTAAAAAAGCTCGTAGAGACGGGTTTATTGCACTTGAAGAAGATTTAAAAAAAGTTGAAGATAAATTTTTAAGGGTTGCCCTCAGGTGTGTAGTTGACGGCAGCCCGCTTGACAGGACTCAGAAACTATTAGAAACAGAAGTAGAGAATTTAGAGTTAAGACATAGCAAAGGGATAGGAATATTTAAAGCCGGGGGGAAATTTGCGCCGGCTTTTGGGTTACTTGGAACGTTAATCGGGCTGGTTCAAATTGGACGAGTCGTAAACGAGCCATCTGCAATTGTTTCAAGCATAGCAGTAGCATTTGTGTCGACTTTTTACGGAGTAATACTTTCGAATTTAATTTTTCTCCCCATAGCAGGTAAATTAGATGGATTAACGCAAGAGGAGACATTAGAGAAGAGGCTTATAATAGAAGGAATTCTATCAATACAGTCCGGAGAACCGACACTTGTAATAGAAGACCAATTAATAGCATTTTTGCCTCCGGAAGAAAGAGAAAAAAGAATAAAAATAAAAATGGAAGAGGAAGAGTAAAGAAGGCAGGCACGTAAAAAATGGAAGAAAGAATATTGTCTCAGGAAGAAATTTCCACTTTGTTAAAAACCGTTCCTAAAAGTAATGAAGATACTCCTTCTAAAGAAAAAAAGATAGAAGAATACGACATCAAGAGATATGTAGGAATTACAAGGGAACATTTCCCGATATTTAAAGAAATTAATGAATATTTCGACTTTCTTTTTGAACAATCGGTTGCCACGAGAACGGGAAACTTCATCAATATGATAACTTCTGAGCCGGAAATCAGCACTCTTGGTGAATTCATTTCTTCGGCATCCAATCCCACTTATATCATTATGTTCAAACTTGACCCTGCGGTTGGCGATGTGTATATGGATATTTCGCCTTCGTTTGTACACTCGCTTGTAGATATGGAATTTGGAGGAACCGGCAGAATCAATAAAAATCCACCTGACATCACCATAATTGAACGTGCAGCTATGCCTAAAATTGCCAGAGCATTACTTGGTGAACTTGAAAAAGCATGGGGAAAATATGTTGCAGTATCTTCAAAAATAGTATCCCAGCAAACCAATCCATTAACTATAGCTCCACCGGAATCTGTAGTTCCAATTCTCAGTATTTCTTTTACCTTAACAATTGACGATATTCCTATGTCTCTACGAATTGCTTATTCTTCGGAAATCGCAAGGGCTCTTGCTGCCGAGGTTATAACTCACGAGCGTGTAACGAGAAAAACAGCCAATGCTGAGCTCCAGGAAAAAATCAAGCAGATATTAATGCATGCAAGAGTAAATGTTTATGCTGAGCTTGGACGTTCAGGCATTTTTGTTTCTGATTTATTAGAATTGAAAGCAGGTGATATAATCCCTTTAAACCTTCATACAGACAGTGAAATAATTGTTTACGTGGAAGATAAAAAGAAGTGGTTTGCCAAAGCAGGCGTTTATAAAATGAGAATGGCATCTAAAATTACGCGTCCATACAAAAGGAGGTAAAAAAATGTGTCCAAAAGAAGATAATGTTCAGGAAGATAAACTTGCCGTATCGCCGGAAAAGAAAGTAACTGCGAAAAAGGCAAAGTTTGAAGAAGTTACCCCTGAAGAGAATATGCCCCCCAAAGTATCTAACATTGAGGGCATTTTAGACGTTCCGATGGAAGTTTCCGTAAGACTTGGGAAAACAACTCTTTCCATACAGGAACTTTTGAATACCGGGCCCGGTTCAATTGTAGAACTGGATAGTATTGCTGGTGGAACAGTAGATATTCTTATTAACAACAGAATATTCGCCAGGGGTGAAATTATAGTTATTGAAGAAAGATTTGGAGTTCGTATAACAGCTCTTATAAACCCGGAAGAAAGAATTCAACAATTGGGAAAACAAGCATGATAAAAACGAGAAGTGAGAGAAAAAGATGAATAACTTAATATTTTTTTTATTAAACCAGTCCGCCTCAGGCGGAACTGACAGGCAAATGATAAGCGATTCTTCTGCTGCACCCGTATATAAAACTTTACTTGTCCCGACAAATGCAGCAGGTTCATTTTCCAGCATGATTTTTAGAGCCATTGGGAGTCTTATTGTTGTAATTGCCATAATGTTTGTAATTATATGGCTTCTGCGTAAATTTTCCAGCAAAAATGGATTATTGGGAAAAAGTGGGGGCGAAAAAATTATTAATGTAATTGCTAAATCCGCACTTAACTCAAAGCAGGCTATTTATGTAGTTGAGGTTCCGGAACGGATACTTATATTAGGAGTAAGCGGCGACAATATAAATATATTATCAGAAATAAAAGAGCCCTCTACAATAAAATCTCTTAAAGAAGGCTCAAAAGAAGGTATATTTGCCCAATACTTAAAGGGATTTACTTTAAGAGGCAGATCCGCTCCCAATGTGAAAAACAATGCATCGCAGTTGACCGATAAAGAGGCAACATCAGACAGAAGGGATAAACGTGGGTCCGGGTTATTGGGATAAAAATGAAGAAACTACTATTAAAAATACAGAACAAGATTCTTTCCTATCCTCATTATCCGTATATATTAACACCTGTTTTATTTATTTTTTTACTGTTCATAGCACAACCGCTTTTAGCGGCGAAAACGGTTAGTTTTGATACGCTAACTCCACCAATACAAATTGCGATAGCATTAACGCTTATCCCGTTGATTCCTTTTTTACTTTTAACACTCACTTCTTTCACTCGCATAATCATTGTTTTTTCAATGCTTAGAAACGCATTAACGACTCGTTCAGTTCCTCCGAACCAGGTATTAATAGCGCTTGCATTATTTATGACTTTTTACATAATGAGACCTACTTTTGAAACAATATATAACGATGCGATTAGTCCTTATATTAACAAAGACATCTCTTCGAAAGAAGCAATAGAGAAAGGTATCGCACCTCTCCGCACTTTTATGTTAAAGCAGGTGAGGGAAGAGGATTTAGCTTTATTCGTTCATTTTTCGGAAGGGAAGAAGCCAACAACCGTAGCCGAAATTCCATTTACTACAATTATGCCGGCTTTTATTACTTCCGAATTAAGAATTTCATTTGAAATGGGATTTTTAATATACTTACCTTTTTTAATCATAGATTTAGTTTTAGCATCAATATTATTATCTATGGGGATGTTTATGGTTCCGCCTATGATGATTTCAGCACCTTTAAAATTATTATTATTCATTCTTGTTAACGGTTGGGATTTAATCGTAAAATCTTTAATTACGAGTTTTAGATAACTATGGATCAAGGAATGGCAATTTCTATTTTTAAGGATACTTTAATAACAACGCTTGTTTTATCTTTACCAATGTTGCTTGCAGGATTGGTAATAGGCGTTCTTATATCTATTTTTCAGGCTGTTACTGCAATAAAAGAAATGACATTATCTTTTGTACCTAAGATTCTGGCAGTGGGCGCCGTAATGTATTTTACTTTACCGTGGATGCTAACAAAGATGGTAGAATTTACAGCAAGAATGTTTGCCCAGATGGAACATCTAGTTAAATAACTATGATACTAGAGCTAACTCTTATGAAAGGCATTTTTATATTTTTCAGGACTCTTGGAGTTATTATTACTTCTCCTATTCTTGGCGATAGGGGTTTTCCTGCCACTGCAAAAATAGCGCTTGCCCTATCAATTGCTTTTTTACTTACGCCGGTTCTCAATATAGAAGTGCCGAATCCTGATTCTATTATTACATTAATTCTTATTATCTCAAGAGAAATATTAATAGGCGTAGCTATTGGTTCGGTAGTACTTTTCATTTTTATGGGCGTGCAATTAGCAGGTTCCATTATGGGTTTCCAGATGGGAATGTGGTTAGCCGAAATGGTTGATCCTACTTTTGGGATAGAGATACCTGTTATTGCTCAATTTAATTATTTATTTGCCATTATGATTTTTATTTGTGTAAACGGGCATCTTATCGTTTTAAACGCGGTAAGGCAAACTTTCAAATTGCTACCTCTCGGGACTTTTTCGTTAAGCAATTCTTTTATGGAACAATTTGTTGCGACGGGAAGCAGCATTTTTAGAGTAGGTTTTGAAATAGGGGCACCGATTATTGGTGTTTTGTTATTAATCTCTATTGCCCTTGGTCTTATTTCCCGTGCTATTCCTGAATTTGACGTTCTTATGGCTTCAATTCCACTTACCATTGGCGTCGGGTTATGGCTTATGGCAGCATCTCTACCTTACATAGCCGTAACCGTTATAAAGATGATTAATAAATTAGAACCAACCATATATAATCTATTCAGACCTTAAAATATGAAAAGCATAACGATTAATAAAGAGTCCGGAGTTAAATATTGGACAAACAATTATCCCGTCAGGACGGGAATGAAGGAAACAAATTATGGACGAAGATAGGACACTGCCGGCGACCGGGATGCGTCGCGGGAAAGAAAGACAAAAAGGAAATGTCCCCAGAAGCTCAGAAGCGAGTACTGTTTTGCTTTTAATAGTTAGCTTATTTTTATTTCCTGTTATTGGAGGAAAACTTGCAGGTGGTATTACTAACATAACGAAATATTTTTTCGGTAGTGGGATGCTTATGTCTATCAATGAAAAAACTACTTTATCTATAATTGCTTTTTCCATTAAGAATTTATTACCTTTCCTTATTCCTTTTTTTGCCATTCTTATTGTCGTTGATATCCTTGGTTCTATTATTCTTGGTGGATGGGTATATGCACCTGAAGCGCTTGCTGTTAAGTGGGGAGCCATAAATCCAGCACAGGGAGCCAAAAACTTATTTAGCCCAAGTGCTTACTTTACTTTACTTAAGTCTCTGTTAAAATTAACTCTCATTGGAACCGTTATTTTTGTTGGGATAAAAGGAATCATAGCTCCAATGTTAGCGCTTACTAATTCTTCTGCTGAAGCCCAGTCAAGTTTTTTAGTTGCAACTATATTCAAGTTACTTCTTAATACTATTCTTGTATTTTTAGTTATCGCAGTATCAGATTATATTTTCCAGAAATGGACTTATGAAAAAAGTATACGGATGACTTCCCAGGAAGTAAAAGAGGAGACAAGACAAACAGAAGGGCCTCCTGAGATCAGAAGCAGGATTAGAGCAAAGCAACGAGAGTTATCAAGACGAAGAATGATGCGAGAGGTTCCAAAGGCAACCGTTATTATAACAAACCCAACAGAACTTGCCATTGCCATAAGATATGAACAGCCTAAAGATTCGGCACCGGTTATAGTTGCAAAAGGAGGCGGAGATGTAGCCAAGAAAATCAGAGAAATTGCAAACAAACATAACATTCCTATTGTTGAAAACAAGCCTCTTGCGAGGTTATTATTTACTACCTGTGATATAGACGATCAAATTCCGGTTAAATTATACCAGGCAGTTGCTGAAATTATAGCTTATGTCTACAAATTAAAAAATGTAACATCCCGCTATGGCGGTGATAAAATCAGTGCATCTTAGGCAAATAAATATGATTATAAGAGGAAATTTATAAATAAGTTATGAATAATCTTTTTACAGAAAGACTTGCAAGACAAGGGACAATTATAGTTGCGGTTGGTGTTCTTAGTATTATAGCCATTCTTATCGTCCCGCTTCCCACGCCTATTATTGACATTTTCATAATCTTCAACATTGCTTTTTCTCTTTTGCTTATCGTATCAACTATGTATATCCATAAGCCTCTGGACATTGCTTCCTTCCCTTCTATTTTACTTCTCACCACACTTTTAAGGCTTGGTTTAAACGTGGCAGTTACCCGTTCTATTCTTTTGAAAGCAGATGGAGGCAAGGTTATATATGCTTTCGGAAATTTCGTTGTAGGAGGAAATTATATCGTCGGGGTAGTAATTTTTATCATTATAATCATTATTCAATTTATCGTAATTACACAAGGCGCCACAAGAATCGCTGAAGTTGCAGCAAGATTCACATTAGACGGTATGCCCGGGAAGCAAATGGCTATAGATGCAGATCTGAATACCGGTTTAATTACCGAAGCCGAAGCAAAAGATAGAAGGCTTGAGATCCGCAGGGAAACCGACTTTTACGGAGCTATGGACGGAGCATCAAAATTTATTAGAGGAGATGCCGTTGCAGGTTTACTCATTACGGCAATTAACATTATAGGTGGTTTATGTATAGGGGTATTTCAAAGACATATGCCTGCTCAATCAGCCCTCTCCATTTATACTATTCTTACTATCGGGGATGGACTTGTTGCTCAAATACCTGCTATTATAATCGCGACTGCATCGGGTATTCTTGTAACAAGAATGGCATCCGAATCTGATCTTGGCAGGGATATAATTTCTCAAATGCTTGTTAATTCCAAAGTTTTATTTATTGTATCGGGGGCTTTATTTGTTTGTGCGATTGTGCCCGGTTTTCCTTTTTTCCCATTCTTTCTCCTCTCCGCTCTTATTGGCGGAATTGGTTATTTAATTAAAAGAAGTACAAGTGCAGATGCACCAATAAAACCAACACCATCAACCGGTGGAGCAGAAGAAGTAGAAGACTGGAACAAAACATTACGAATTGACCCGATTGAAATAGAGCTTGGTTATGGCAATATTGATCTTGTTAATAAAGAAAAGGGAGGGGATTTACTTGACAGGGTTGGTCTTTTACGGAAAAGAATCGCCTCTGAACTGGGGTTTGTCGTTCCTCCTGTACGTATTAGAGACAATCTTGAACTTCAACCCGAAGAATATGTCATTAAAGTAAAAGGAACTGAAATTGCCAAAGGCAAGGTATTTTTACAAGGCTTGCTTGCAATGAACCCGGGTTCTGCGAAACAGAAATTAGATGAGGACGAAACAACAGAGCCGGTATTTAATTTGCCCGCTTACTGGATTACACGGAAGGAAAGGAACAGGGCTGAAGCACTGGGATACACGATAGTTGAACCTTCGGTTGTAGTTACAACACATCTCCAGGAAACCATAAAATCATACGCCAACGAGCTTCTTGGCAGACAGGAAACTCAAGTAATCATTGACCGGGCAAAAGAAACACATCCGGCAGTTGTAAATGAACTTATTCCTAACATTATGAAAATCGGCGATATCCAGAAAGTCTTACAAAATCTACTTGCGGAAAGGATATCTATCCGTGACACAGTTACGATTTTAGAGGCGCTTGCAGATTATGCTCCGGTGACTAAAGATATTGACCAGCTCACCGAATTTACCCGTCAAGCACTCAAACGCAATATTTCTCAACAATATAAAGACGCCAACGGCAAAATCAATTGTGTTTCAATAGAGCCCAGATTTGAGCAACTTATCTTAGATTCAATAGAAAAGAACCACACGGATTCAGGTTTTTCCATAGAGCCAAAGCTTGCCCAATCATTATTTATTGAAATATCGAAATGGATAGAGAAGCTTGCTTTACAAAACTACCAGCCAATAATTATCTCTTCACCAAGATTACGGAATTATTTAAGAAAACTTATAACGCCTATTTTTCCAAATCTCGTGGTTTTATCTTTCTCTGAGCTTGATTCGAGAATCCCGATAAACTCATTAGGAGAAATTAAATCCGCTTTAAGCGGAGAGGTGACAGCTTGAAAAAACATAAGGCAAAAAGTATTAAAGAGACAAGAGGAGATTTGATAAGAAACTCTAAAAAACAGACAAGAGCTTCTACACCAAATCTCGTGGTTTTATCTTTCTCTGAGCTTGATTCGAGAATCCCGATAAACTCATTAGGAGAAATTAAATCCGCTTTAAGCGGAGAGGTGACAGCTTGAACATAAAAAAATATAGAGCAAACAGTATTAAAGAAGGAATTGAAATGGTCAAACAAGACCTTGGTCCGGATGCAGTTATACTTGCCACAAACAGAATAGATGACACGGAAGAGATAGAAATGCTTGCGGCTACAGATTTACCCGGAACAAAAACAGATACGAGCAACTCAGGAAAAAACACATATATAACCGGGCAAGATAATCCCAACGGAACATCCCGTTCCAACGGTGATTACGCACTTAATACTGACACTCCTTCAAAATTTGCAGGTTCTTCACCTGATTATGGAACATCCCGCTATAACGGGAATCGTCAGGCTGGGAAAAACGTACCTGACAGCGGGCAGTTATCTAACGTTGAGTCCCAATTATCCGAGCTTAAGAGTCAAATCCATTTATTTGGGAAGCAAGTATCAGACTTGTCTTCTCTTATCCAATGTTCTGAGACTGTAAATTTCCCACCCCTCTTTAATAAATTAGTTGGTTCAGGCATTCAAGCAGACACCGCCTCAATTATTACCAATTTAATTAACAGCAAGCTAATTATCGACAAGACAGGGGGGATTTCTTCCTCCGAAGAAAACATTAAAACATTCCTTTCGTCTTTAATTTCTACTTCTCCTATATCCATAAAGCCTGTTTCAGATTCCCTTTCTACCGAGCAAAACAAACAAGGGCAAACGTCTGCACCATCACAGTCAATACCAAAGAGAGACATTCCTTATTTGATAGCATTTATTGGTCCAACCGGAACAGGGAAGACAACAACGATAGCAAAAATTGCAAGTAATTTTGCCATATATGACAAGTTGAAAGTTGCTTTAATTACTATTGATACATATAGACTTGCGGCAGTTGAGCAGCTTAATACTTTTGCTAAAATAGTAGACATTCCTATAGACGTGGTTTTTTCGGCTATGGATTTTCCGAATTCTTTGGAAAAGTTCAAAGATATGGACGTTATTTTTATAGACACAGCCGGGAGCAGTCAAAAGAACGAAAAATACATATCCGAACTTTGTACATTTTTCAATCTTATAAATCCGGATGAAATACATCTTGTTATATCGCTTACTACAAAGGCCAAGGACATTGCAGACATTATAAAAAACTACGATATTTTGTGCCCGGGTAAAATAGTTTTTACAAAATTAGACGAGACTTCGTCTTTCGGCACATTATTAGAATCGCCTTTTTTATCCAAAAAACCAATTTCATATCTAACGACAGGACAATCGATACCAGACGATATAGAACTCGCAAACAGTTCAAAGATTATATCTCATATCTGGGAATTAAAGGAAAGGTGGGAAAAATGACGGATCAGGCAAGCAAATTAAGGGAAATTGTAAACGGACCTAAAATCATTGGGTTCACGTCAGGCAAAGGAGGAGTAGGTAAAACAAATATTGCCGTAAACATAGCAGTTTGCCTTGCCAATGAAGGGCTCAACATATTATTGCTTGATGCCGACTTATCGCTTGCAAACGTAGATTTATTATTTGGGATATCCCCGGCATTTAACATAAAAGACGTAATTTTAGGAAATAAAGAGTTAAAGGACATAATAGTAAATGGTCCTTGTAATTTAAAAATAATACCTGCGGCAAGCGGTATAGAAGAGCTTGCCGATTTAGACAGCGAAAAGAGCAATAAATTCATAAAAACATTTACGGAATTAGAAAACGAATTTGATTTTATATTCATAGATACAGCCGCAGGGATATCTAAAAACGTAAGAGATTTCCTTTTAGTTTCGGATGAAGTCGTAATTATAACCACTCCGGAATTAACTTCACTTGCGGATGCTTATGCGACCATAAAAGTTGTAACTATGAACAAAAATGCGCCCAGTATAAAAATAATCGTAAACAGGGTAAAAAGCGAAAAGCAGGCAACTGATACGGTAGAGAGAATAGGGCTTTTAACATCTAAATTTTTGAAACTTGAGATAGAAAATTTTGGATTCGTATATGAAGATCCTGCAGTCGGACAAGCCGTAGAATCCCAAAGTCCTTTTATAACGTCCAAGCCATATTCCAGAGCATCAGTGTGCATTAAAAAGATTGCAAACGGGATAAAAGCATTAAAAAACAGACAGGAAGGAGCAAAAAGTTTATTTGAAAGAATATCTGATGTTTCTTCTTCGTTTGACGAGCAGGAAGAAGACAGAGCTACCCCAAAGTCATCATCAGGACAGGCAAAAAAAATCAGCAAAAAAGAACTTGCTTCTACAATATCCGCTTCTTTAGACCTATCTAAAAAAAAAAGTATTGAGATAATAGAAAAAATCCTCTTGACTATTACAGATACTCTTGGTAAGGATGAAGAAGTTAGAATACAGGGTTTTGGTTTATTTAGGAATAAGGTAAGGAAAGGGCGAAAGTATTATATACCCGGATTAAAGGGCTCTATGGAGATAAAAGAGAGTAAAATTCCACAATTTCGACCTTCCAACATTCTTATAAATAAAATCCAGAGCGATATTCCTGTTAAGATAGATTGAAGCAAATGCCGAAACACAACAACGCTATTTCTCAATATAAGGCGACTCAAAGCCCTAAGGCCAAAGAAGAGGAAATAAAAAAATGGATTCCTTTTGTTCGCTGGATAGCAAACAGGTTTGCCTTATATATACCAACTGTCATAGAAATGGAAGATGTGATATCCCAGGGTATAATAGGATTAATCAAAGCTATAGACAGTTTTGATCCGGAAAGAGGAGTAGCATTCAAAACTTATGCTTTTCATCGAATAAGAGGAGCAATACTTGATGGGTTTAGGGCTTTAGACTGGAAATCCGCGGGCACAGAAGAAAAAATAAGGACTCTTGAAATCACATATGCAAAGTTATCTGAAAAATTACACAGGATGCCAACAGAAGATGAAGTAGCGGCTGCGCTTGGAATAACAAAAGAGAAGTTTTATAAATTATTAGAAGAAACGAGAACGCCTCAATTGATTAGTTTGGATTTATCCCAGGATGAAGACGGGACAAGTTCCGAAGAGTCCATTGCAAGTAAAGAACCTGGATTATTTTCCATTATTCAGGAAGAAGAAAGAAAGGAAAATCTACTTAAAATGATAAACGAGCTACCTGAGAAGTCCCGACTATTAATAACTCTTTATTATTATGAAGATTTAACTTACAAAGAAATCGCCAAAACGCTGGATTTATCGGAATCACGAGTATGTCAGTTACATACAGAAATTATTTTATACTTTAAAAAAGTGCTAAAAAAAGTTCTTTAAGGAAACGAAAATAAATATATGGTACAACCGGTAACCGATGTAAGTATGATCCCAGCGGCAACTACGCCAAATGCGCATAAAGTAAAGAAACCGGAAGAGGAACAAAAATTCGCTCATCAACTAGAACATCTCGTAGTAAAAGAGGAGAAAGAATCCGATAAAGCAAAAAAAGTAGGCGAAGACGAAAAGCAGGAAGCAGAGGCAAAAAAGAAGAAAAAGGGCAACCAGAATCCATCCAATGAAGACCAAAACTTATCTACCAACAACCAGGAAGGCCAGGAAGGAGAGGAAAAAAATGAAAAAGGACAAATCATTGATATCAGCGCATAAATTCATTAATCTGTCTATATATTTTTATGTGTTAATCGGGCTACTAATTATGGCATCCACCGCCACAGCGGGAGCAGCTAAGCCCAATCAAAAATTAGACACACTAATTATAGAAAAACAAATCATAGAAACACGTCTAAAAAAGTACGTAATTGATACTACAAAAGGCATAGGTCGGGAAGTTCAAAACATAACAAACAAAGTAAACAAAATAGAGGATCAGTTCCATTCTTACAACTCCGAGTTAAGGGAATTAAAGGAAATAAAAGCATTCCTCCCCGTTAATGATTCCGGCAAAAACACTTCGAATAGGATTGCCTATCCAGGAAATATGGAAGAAAAAATAGACAGTATTGCGGGACAGACAGAAATGTTAAACCAGAGGATGAATGATATGGGAACACAGATAGAAAGGGCAGAAAACATTGCATTAAAAAACTCAAATAATTATACTGATTATAACTTAATAAAAATATTACTTATTGTTGTTTCAATCTTTTTATTTATTATCATTGTTTTACTTGCCTCAAAAATAGGCAACCGCACCAAAAATCCGGCGACTAACCTAAAAGCAACAAAACCGGCAGCAACACCACAGTTATCAATGCCGGGACGACCCAATACCGCAGCAAACTTTACAAAAAGTGACGACATTCCATTGTATAAAAAAGTTGACCAACTCCAGACCGTGGAAAGGCCCAATCCATCTTCAGATAGACAATTCCGAGTTCAGGAACAAACAACCCAGGATACTTTAGTAAGAGCTATGAGTAAGATAGAAACCACGCTGGCTTCTATTTCGAAGGATATCAAGGGCAAAAAAATATCTCCCGCCGAGACTAAAGATTTTCATAAAAATATTTATGAATTGAGGGACGCAGGAAATACCCAGGAAGAAATAGCCAAAAAGCTTAATATAGGCAAAGGTGAAGTAGAGCTTGTTCTTAACCTGAGGAAGAAAGGATATGCAAGTCAGCAGGAAGTAGAGAGCAGGTAGCAGGCAAAGAACTTTCTCCCCCCAAAAAGGCTCTAAAATTAAGAGTAACAAGTGGATACCAAAATGAAAAATATTAGAAAAAATAATTTTTTGCAAAAACTGTTTATATGCTTATGCATATTTTTTTCAGGGTGTGGAGTCTCAATATTAGACATTCAACCTTATTCTAAAAACCCCACAAGCATTAAGAAAATAGAAACTGAGAAACGTTTTACCCTCCGTGATGTTAATGATAAAAGAGGCATGGATTCTACTGTAATTGGCTTAGTAAAGACAGGATTATTTAATACCCCAACGCCTCTTTATTCCAAGAGAAACTCTACAGAACTTGTGAAA encodes:
- the flhB gene encoding flagellar biosynthesis protein FlhB; the encoded protein is MDEDRTLPATGMRRGKERQKGNVPRSSEASTVLLLIVSLFLFPVIGGKLAGGITNITKYFFGSGMLMSINEKTTLSIIAFSIKNLLPFLIPFFAILIVVDILGSIILGGWVYAPEALAVKWGAINPAQGAKNLFSPSAYFTLLKSLLKLTLIGTVIFVGIKGIIAPMLALTNSSAEAQSSFLVATIFKLLLNTILVFLVIAVSDYIFQKWTYEKSIRMTSQEVKEETRQTEGPPEIRSRIRAKQRELSRRRMMREVPKATVIITNPTELAIAIRYEQPKDSAPVIVAKGGGDVAKKIREIANKHNIPIVENKPLARLLFTTCDIDDQIPVKLYQAVAEIIAYVYKLKNVTSRYGGDKISAS
- the flhA gene encoding flagellar biosynthesis protein FlhA, with amino-acid sequence MNNLFTERLARQGTIIVAVGVLSIIAILIVPLPTPIIDIFIIFNIAFSLLLIVSTMYIHKPLDIASFPSILLLTTLLRLGLNVAVTRSILLKADGGKVIYAFGNFVVGGNYIVGVVIFIIIIIIQFIVITQGATRIAEVAARFTLDGMPGKQMAIDADLNTGLITEAEAKDRRLEIRRETDFYGAMDGASKFIRGDAVAGLLITAINIIGGLCIGVFQRHMPAQSALSIYTILTIGDGLVAQIPAIIIATASGILVTRMASESDLGRDIISQMLVNSKVLFIVSGALFVCAIVPGFPFFPFFLLSALIGGIGYLIKRSTSADAPIKPTPSTGGAEEVEDWNKTLRIDPIEIELGYGNIDLVNKEKGGDLLDRVGLLRKRIASELGFVVPPVRIRDNLELQPEEYVIKVKGTEIAKGKVFLQGLLAMNPGSAKQKLDEDETTEPVFNLPAYWITRKERNRAEALGYTIVEPSVVVTTHLQETIKSYANELLGRQETQVIIDRAKETHPAVVNELIPNIMKIGDIQKVLQNLLAERISIRDTVTILEALADYAPVTKDIDQLTEFTRQALKRNISQQYKDANGKINCVSIEPRFEQLILDSIEKNHTDSGFSIEPKLAQSLFIEISKWIEKLALQNYQPIIISSPRLRNYLRKLITPIFPNLVVLSFSELDSRIPINSLGEIKSALSGEVTA
- a CDS encoding DEAD/DEAH box helicase family protein, with product MNIKKYRANSIKEGIEMVKQDLGPDAVILATNRIDDTEEIEMLAATDLPGTKTDTSNSGKNTYITGQDNPNGTSRSNGDYALNTDTPSKFAGSSPDYGTSRYNGNRQAGKNVPDSGQLSNVESQLSELKSQIHLFGKQVSDLSSLIQCSETVNFPPLFNKLVGSGIQADTASIITNLINSKLIIDKTGGISSSEENIKTFLSSLISTSPISIKPVSDSLSTEQNKQGQTSAPSQSIPKRDIPYLIAFIGPTGTGKTTTIAKIASNFAIYDKLKVALITIDTYRLAAVEQLNTFAKIVDIPIDVVFSAMDFPNSLEKFKDMDVIFIDTAGSSQKNEKYISELCTFFNLINPDEIHLVISLTTKAKDIADIIKNYDILCPGKIVFTKLDETSSFGTLLESPFLSKKPISYLTTGQSIPDDIELANSSKIISHIWELKERWEK
- a CDS encoding AAA family ATPase; this translates as MTDQASKLREIVNGPKIIGFTSGKGGVGKTNIAVNIAVCLANEGLNILLLDADLSLANVDLLFGISPAFNIKDVILGNKELKDIIVNGPCNLKIIPAASGIEELADLDSEKSNKFIKTFTELENEFDFIFIDTAAGISKNVRDFLLVSDEVVIITTPELTSLADAYATIKVVTMNKNAPSIKIIVNRVKSEKQATDTVERIGLLTSKFLKLEIENFGFVYEDPAVGQAVESQSPFITSKPYSRASVCIKKIANGIKALKNRQEGAKSLFERISDVSSSFDEQEEDRATPKSSSGQAKKISKKELASTISASLDLSKKKSIEIIEKILLTITDTLGKDEEVRIQGFGLFRNKVRKGRKYYIPGLKGSMEIKESKIPQFRPSNILINKIQSDIPVKID